The Triticum aestivum cultivar Chinese Spring chromosome 3A, IWGSC CS RefSeq v2.1, whole genome shotgun sequence genome includes a region encoding these proteins:
- the LOC123059278 gene encoding chitinase CLP, which produces MARLHLLAMAVSLAVLAWPASCKSARSVLAPVTKDPATRLYTIPFHYGANIVVDTAGPLVWSTCAPDHLPAAFPCKSDTCRLANKYHAPSCTESAADKLCDHSHKVCKAFPYNPVTGACAAGDLIHTRFVANTTDGKNPVSQVNVRAVAACAPSKLLESLPQGASGVAGLAGSDLALPAQVASAQKVSNKFLLCLPRGLSADPGVAVFGGGPLHFMAQPERDYTKELAYTPLVAKKGNPAHYITIKSIAVESARVPVPAQALATGGAVLCTRSPFTLLRSDVFLPLVDAFTKALAKQGAQGGPVAKAVKPYAPFQLCYDRRTLANTRIGYLVPAVTLTLGGGKNWTMDGLSLMVDMGPTTACLAFVQMQGVKGGDGSAPSVLIGGFQMENTVLEFDMKKKKRLGFARLPSFTQCSHFNFTTRSA; this is translated from the coding sequence ATGGCGCGGCTCCACCTCCTCGCCATGGCCGTCTCGCTAGCCGTGCTGGCGTGGCCGGCGTCGTGCAAAAGTGCTCGGTCGGTGCTCGCCCCGGTCACTAAGGACCCCGCCACCCGCCTCTACACCATCCCATTCCACTACGGCGCCAACATCGTCGTCGACACCGCCGGCCCGCTCGTCTGGTCGACGTGCGCGCCCGACCACCTGCCGGCGGCGTTCCCGTGCAAGAGCGACACATGCAGGCTCGCGAACAAGTACCACGCCCCGAGCTGCACCGAGAGCGCGGCTGACAAGCTCTGCGACCACAGTCACAAGGTATGCAAGGCCTTCCCGTACAACCCAGTCACGGGCGCGTGCGCGGCCGGGGACCTGATCCACACCAGGTTCGTCGCCAACACCACCGACGGGAAGAACCCGGTGAGCCAGGTGAACGTGCGGGCCGTGGCCGCGTGCGCGCCCAGCAAACTCCTCGAGTCGCTGCCGCAGGGCGCCTCGGGCGTGGCGGGGCTCGCGGGCTCCGACCTGGCGCTGCCGGCGCAGGTGGCGTCCGCGCAGAAGGTCTCCAACAAGTTCCTCCTATGTCTGCCCCGTGGCCTCTCCGCCGACCCCGGCGTGGCCGTCTTCGGCGGCGGCCCGCTCCACTTCATGGCGCAGCCGGAGAGGGACTACACGAAGGAGCTGGCCTACACGCCGCTCGTCGCCAAGAAGGGCAACCCCGCGCACTACATCACGATCAAGTCCATCGCCGTGGAGAGCGCCCGCGTGCCCGTCCCGGCGCAGGCGCTCGCCACCGGCGGCGCGGTGCTCTGCACGAGGTCGCCCTTCACGCTGCTCCGCTCCGACGTGTTCCTCCCGTTGGTGGACGCGTTCACCAAGGCCCTGGCGAAGCAGGGTGCGCAGGGCGGGCCCGTGGCGAAAGCGGTGAAGCCCTACGCGCCGTTCCAGCTGTGCTACGACAGGCGGACGCTGGCCAACACGCGGATCGGCTACCTGGTGCCGGCCGTGACGCTGACGCTGGGCGGCGGGAAGAACTGGACGATGGACGGGTTGAGCTTGATGGTGGACATGGGGCCCACAACGGCGTGCCTGGCGTTCGTGCAGATGCAGGGGGTGAAGGGCGGGGACGGCAGCGCGCCGTCGGTGCTCATCGGAGGGTTCCAGATGGAGAACACCGTGCTGGAGTTcgacatgaagaagaagaagcggctGGGGTTCGCCAGGCTGCCGTCCTTCACGCAGTGCAGCCACTTCAATTTCACTACTCGCAGCGCCTAG